From the Saccharomycodes ludwigii strain NBRC 1722 chromosome I, whole genome shotgun sequence genome, one window contains:
- a CDS encoding uncharacterized protein (similar to Saccharomyces cerevisiae YGL049C | TIF4632 | Translation Initiation Factor (paralog of YGR162W | TIF4631)), with the protein MKTKKIERNRNEINTFIEKVLAKRIIKRAANIGKNEFLDRFSEREFYNLFRFTKRQIIKLTKLLNIPENITQPNYKYKVSPIEALSIFLCRFSVPKRLFDIKKSGIGLSESRICRIALFTAQYIVDNFGNLLIIGKNSIPSTFYDDLQTNCELVGMPIDNVVAYIDCSHIVCCKPTKIKDDICYTGYKDARTLKIQVVLSCSGLVLDLHGPIAGSINDATQFSMSAVEKRFSKTFYSSKGEELFCYGDGAYSFANHMVTPFPKFLELNNNDQQDLVLINKVMSKHRVAIENFFNFYKTTFAYFDSKKKVKPILTYIGTIIRATIFMMNLKTILQGSQVSKKFKCKMPTLEEYISWNNVNSIE; encoded by the coding sequence atgaagacCAAGAAGATCGAGAGAAACAGAAATGAGataaatacttttattgaaaaagttttagCCAAACGTATCATTAAACGTGCTGCAAATATAggaaaaaatgaatttttagATAGGTTTAGTGAGAGAGAATTCTATAATTTATTCAGATTTACTAAGAgacaaattataaaattaaccaaattattgaatattCCAGAAAATATCACCCAAcctaattataaatataaagtttCCCCAATAGAAGCACTGTCTATTTTCCTGTGTAGATTTTCGGTGCCAAAAAGGTTatttgatataaaaaaatctgGGATCGGGTTGTCTGAAAGTAGAATTTGCAGAATTGCTCTGTTTACTGCCCAGTATATTGTGGATAATTTTggtaatttattaataattggTAAGAATAGCATACCATCAACCTTTTATGATGATTTACAAACGAATTGCGAACTCGTAGGTATGCCTATTGATAATGTGGTAGCCTATATAGATTGTTCTCATATTGTGTGCTGTaaaccaacaaaaataaaggatGATATTTGTTATACTGGATATAAAGATGCAAGgactttaaaaattcaagtGGTCTTATCATGCAGTGGATTAGTGTTAGATTTGCATGGACCTATAGCAGGTAGTATTAACGATGCAACGCAATTTAGCATGAGTGCGgttgaaaaaagatttagtaaaacattttattcTAGCAAGGGTGaagaattattttgttatggTGATGGTGCATATTCTTTTGCCAACCATATGGTAACTccttttccaaaatttttagagcttaataacaatgaccAACAAGACTTAGTTTTAATCAACAAGGTCATGTCTAAACATAGAGTTGCGAtcgaaaattttttcaacttttatAAAACAACATTTGCATATTTTGATTCTAAAAAGAAGGTTAAACCAATTTTAACTTATATTGGGACGATTATTAGAGCTACAATATTTATGATGAATTTAAAGACGATATTACAGGGCTCACaggtttcaaaaaaatttaagtGTAAAATGCCCACTTTAGAGGAATATATTAGTTGGAATAATGTAAATTCCATTGAATAG
- the SEC18 gene encoding AAA family ATPase SEC18 (similar to Saccharomyces cerevisiae YBR080C | SEC18 | SECretory), with protein MSFLNKLASEIHTPSHISTTPMEKFGFASKLPSFGKITHSQATPPPLDTSDIDKRPRTLVVFNCPNNTYALANVVAVNPNDFPDNIYISIDNLFVYTTKCSNEIQPGTIGLNGNQRTWGGWSLNQAIEGKAFDLFQYSHGKPSYLGVLDIEISFRSRGKAVPTPFDQDELAKHFANCFESQIFSPTQYLIMEYKGHIFDLKIRSLQNVDLGDVAISSPVSTGIEAKGILIKQTQINFYKGRDGLVNLKSSGNSLRPRSDAVIRPDFKFEDLGVGGLDKEFTQIFRRAFASRIFPPEVINKLGITHVKGLLLYGPPGTGKTLIARKIGKMLNAKEPKIVNGPEILSKYVGSSEENIRNLFKDAEQEYKAKGDESSLHIIIFDELDSIFKQRGSRGDGTGVGDNVVNQLLAKMDGVDQLNNILVIGMTNRKDLIDSALLRPGRFEVQVEIKLPDEQGRYQIFEIQTKKMRENNMMDKDVDLHELAALTKNFSGAEIEGLVKSASSFAINKTINIGKGNTKLNPKDIANLKVNRKDFMNALSEVTPAFGVSEEDLKTCMEGGIIRYSPKVEELLKNGARYVRQVQNSDKSRLISLLFHGPAGSGKTALSAAIALNSQFPFIRMISADEITGMSEAAKITFIDNSFRDAYKSPLNILVIDSIETLVDWVPIGPRFSNNILQVLKVYLKRKPPKDRRLLIISTTSTYSVLKQMDILSCFDNEIAVPNITNMEELNNIMQQTEFLDEENRVKVINQLANIVPQLNIGIKKVLTNIETAKHDEDPVNELVDLMTNFST; from the coding sequence AtgtcttttttaaacaaattagCATCCGAAATTCATACACCAAGCCATATTAGCACGACACCAATGGAGAAATTTGGTTTTGCTAGTAAATTACCATCATTTGGTAAAATAACTCATTCACAAGCGACACCACCACCACTAGACACTTCAGATATTGATAAAAGGCCTCGTACTTTAGTAGTTTTCAATTGTCCAAATAATACATACGCTCTAGCAAATGTCGTAGCTGTTAATCCAAATGATTTCCCAGATAATATTTACATAAGTattgataatttatttgtttatacCACCAAATGTTCAAATGAAATTCAGCCTGGAACAATTGGGTTGAATGGTAACCAACGTACCTGGGGTGGATGGTCTTTAAATCAAGCAATCGAGGGTAAAGCATTTGATTTATTCCAATATTCACATGGCAAACCTTCTTATTTAGGTGTTTTAGATATTGAAATTTCATTTAGGTCCAGAGGCAAAGCAGTGCCAACACCATTTGATCAAGATGAATTGGCCAAGCATTTTGCCAATTGTTTTGAATCGCAGATTTTCTCTCCAACTCAGTATTTAATAATGGAATATAAGGGAcatatatttgatttaaaaattagaaGTTTGCAAAATGTCGATTTAGGAGATGTTGCTATTTCATCACCTGTATCTACTGGGATTGAAGCCAAGGGCATACTAATTAAACAAAcacaaattaatttttacaaGGGCAGGGATGGCCTGGTTAATTTAAAATCGTCCGGTAATAGCTTACGCCCAAGGTCTGATGCAGTTATCAGACCTGATTTCAAGTTTGAAGATTTGGGTGTTGGTGGGTTAGATAAAGAATTTACTCAAATTTTTAGAAGAGCATTTGCAAGTAGAATCTTTCCGCCAGAGGTTATCAATAAGTTAGGGATTACTCATGTTAAAGGTTTACTTTTGTATGGTCCACCAGGTACCGGTAAAACGTTAATTGCAAGAAAAATTGGTAAAATGTTGAACGCAAAAGAACCTAAGATCGTCAATGGTCCTGAAATCTTAAGTAAATATGTTGGTTCCTCAGAAGAAAATATCCGTAATTTGTTCAAGGATGCTGAACAAGAATACAAGGCCAAGGGCGATGAGTCTTCTTTgcatattatcatttttgaTGAATTGGATTCTATTTTCAAGCAAAGAGGTTCTAGAGGAGATGGGACCGGTGTTGGTGACAATGTAGTGAATCAATTGTTAGCTAAAATGGATGGTGTTGATCAATTGAACAATATTTTGGTCATTGGTATGACTAACCGTAAGGATTTGATTGATAGTGCTTTGCTAAGACCTGGTAGATTTGAAGTCCAGgtggaaataaaattgcCTGACGAGCAAGGTAGatatcaaatttttgaaattcaaactaaaaaaatgagaGAAAACAATATGATGGACAAAGATGTTGATTTACATGAACTAGCTGCGTTAACAAAGAACTTTTCAGGTGCTGAAATTGAAGGTTTAGTTAAAAGTGCTAGTTCTTTTGCCATTAATAAGACCATCAATATCGGTAAGGGGAATACAAAATTGAATCCTAAAGATATCGCAAATTTGAAAGTGAATAGAAAAGACTTTATGAATGCACTAAGTGAAGTCACTCCAGCGTTTGGTGTAAGCGAAGAAGATTTGAAGACTTGTATGGAAGGTGGTATAATTAGATATTCTCCCAAAGTTGAAGAgcttttgaaaaatggtGCTAGGTATGTTCGTCAAGTACAGAATAGTGATAAATCAAGATTAATCTCCTTGCTATTCCATGGTCCAGCAGGATCAGGTAAAACTGCTTTATCTGCAGCAATTGCATTAAATTCACAGTTCCCATTTATCAGAATGATTTCTGCAGATGAAATTACAGGTATGAGTGAAGCTGCCAAGATCActtttattgataattCTTTTAGAGATGCGTATAAATCACCACTAAATATATTAGTGATTGACTCAATAGAAACGTTAGTTGACTGGGTTCCCATTGGACCCAGATTTTCCAACAACATTTTACAGGTATTGAAAgtttatttgaaaagaaagCCGCCCAAGGACCGTCGTTTGCTAATTATCTCCACAACATCTACCTACTCTGTTCTAAAACAAATGGATATTTTAAGCTGTTTTGATAATGAGATTGCTGTGCCAAACATTACTAATATGGAAGAGttgaataatattatgCAACAGACTGAGTTTTTAGATGAGGAAAACAGGGTTAAAGTGATTAACCAATTGGCCAACATTGTTCCCCAACTAAACATTGGTATTAAGAAAGTTTTGACCAATATAGAAACAGCTAAGCACGATGAGGATCCAGTTAACGAATTAGTAGATTTGATGACTAATTTTAGTACTTga
- the YOS9 gene encoding Yos9p (similar to Saccharomyces cerevisiae YDR057W | YOS9 | Yeast OS-9 homolog), with translation MFTGVNNMLFKSIVTLFLFINVISAFVANPIIQDPISLPKYDFKYITNKNNHVDNLPELLQDIGPYHNCFVETLESAEDVEAYDPNSNDFKQLLDQTIVNATIILDKLFNATSIITPSKHRYQLGLSTGYWNYIFAYNNTIVQYSNEDLSYVLGSYKETVSNPTILSNENGFYLSQHYFTGTICDITSKPRVVDVQYICDPSLKKGTAQFVTIREWRICEYEAIIATHDLCNVPLLSKDAEETFSYRVTCENPNIKSATSYLTSPNHDVHFLGESIYLLKTTEQSKNDTELDVIVLASSSASQIDDIFSTLQANVFGSIFAKGYLGSGIYTKSYFIWNAPVINLFGDILGYLKVETTGQHSDGSLSISLNNETPTFENGNFEIIRLLEEEEEEDFVAPLGEDTSHGPVNPGEKNLLEDDIIVRIGTDYDAIIIETPDDIIAFPIEAKIEPNDNTLINNVENVILDGQNKDNVLKIETKKDAKKELLTRGNINANEHASPDKTELEHDEL, from the coding sequence ATGTTCACAGGTGTTAACAATATGTTATTCAAATCAATAGTTACTCTATTCCTATTTATAAATGTTATCAGTGCTTTCGTAGCCAACCCGATAATTCAAGACCCAATCAGTCTGCCCAAATACGATTTTAAATACATCactaacaaaaacaatcatGTTGATAATCTTCCAGAACTTTTACAAGATATTGGTCCCTATCACAATTGTTTTGTAGAAACCTTAGAATCTGCTGAAGATGTCGAAGCTTATGATCCAAATTCTAACGATTTTAAACAACTTCTCGACCAAACAATAGTTAATGCAACAATCATACTTGATAAATTATTCAATGCAACATCGATTATAACCCCTTCTAAGCATCGCTATCAACTAGGTTTATCGACAGGGTATTggaattatatatttgcaTATAATAACACCATAGTTCAATATTCCAATGAAGATTTGTCATATGTTTTAGGTTCTTACAAAGAAACCGTCAGCAATCCCACAATACTATCCAATGAAAATGGCTTTTATCTTAGCCAACATTATTTTACTGGTACCATCTGTGATATTACTTCGAAACCAAGGGTTGTTGATGttcaatatatatgtgaTCCTTCCTTAAAGAAGGGCACAGCGCAGTTTGTCACAATCAGAGAATGGCGTATTTGCGAGTACGAAGCTATAATTGCCACGCATGACCTTTGCAATGTCCCATTGTTATCAAAAGATGCAGAAGAAACTTTTTCCTATAGGGTTACGTGTGAGAATCCAAACATTAAAAGTGCCACGTCCTATTTAACCTCCCCTAACCATGACGTTCACTTTTTAGGAGAATCCATTTACTTACTGAAAACTACTGAACAAAGCAAAAATGATACCGAGCTTGATGTCATTGTTCTAGCCTCCTCATCCGCCTCTCAAATTGATGATATTTTCAGTACTTTACAAGCTAATGTGTTCGGCTCCATTTTTGCTAAAGGATACCTAGGCTCAGGTATATACACGAaatcatattttatatGGAATGCTCCCGTTATTAATCTATTCGGTGATATTCTAGGGTATTTAAAAGTAGAGACAACTGGCCAGCACAGTGATGGATCATTGTCCATTTCTTTAAACAATGAAACGCCTACTTTTGAAAATggtaattttgaaattattcgtttattagaagaagaagaagaagaagactTTGTTGCACCATTAGGAGAGGATACAAGCCATGGCCCAGTAAATCCCGGTGAGAAAAATCTACTTGAAGATGATATAATTGTTCGTATTGGAACAGATTATGATGCGATCATTATTGAAACTCCTGATGACATTATAGCTTTCCCCATAGAAGCAAAAATTGAACCAAACGACAATACGCTTATTAATAATGTggaaaatgttattttagATGGACAGAATAAAGATAAcgtattaaaaatagaaacgAAAAAAGATGCCAAAAAGGAGTTGCTAACTCGTGGCAATATTAATGCCAACGAACATGCTTCTCCTGATAAAACTGAACTAGAGCATGATGAATTATAA
- the EMC10 gene encoding Emc10p (similar to Saccharomyces cerevisiae YDR056C | EMC10 | ER Membrane protein Complex), whose product MFFIKPVVSLFLCTLLIGLVHSKEQLFPIYATDIQTNEKYPFFTASIDDTTLETCIKDINTNIPENLYCVSVEHQSCFSLVKLHSANNSYSLEINPDENGNYKFSLKRDPSIAQYKDGISIVPIIQASINGSTPEVTKLKKVTKQYPKKSSKNNDRGSASFKEDVNDDSIDEKEMSFIQKNWRLVVLGLLIYFFVSRNAGENNDGSKEENK is encoded by the coding sequence atgtttttcaTAAAACCTGTGGTCTCACTATTTTTATGCACGCTGTTAATTGGGCTGGTTCATTCTAAAGAACAACTCTTTCCTATATATGCTACTGATATCCAAactaatgaaaaatatccaTTTTTTACGGCTTCTATCGATGATACAACTTTAGAAACATGCATTAAAGATATCAATACAAACATTCCAGAAAACTTGTATTGTGTTTCCGTCGAACATCAATCGTGCTTTAGCTTAGTTAAGTTGCACTCTGCCAACAATTCTTATAGTTTAGAAATCAATCCAGatgaaaatggaaattatAAATTCTCCTTGAAGCGCGATCCAAGCATAGCACAATATAAAGATGGTATTAGTATTGTTCCCATTATACAAGCCTCCATCAATGGGTCAACACCAGAAGTTacaaaattgaaaaaggtTACTAAGCAATATCCAAAGAAATCAAGTAAGAACAATGATAGGGGAAGTGCATCATTCAAAGAAGATGTTAACGATGACTCCATTGATGAAAAGGAAATGAGttttatccaaaaaaattggagaTTGGTTGTTTTGGGACTGTTGATCTATTTCTTTGTTTCAAGAAATGCTGgtgaaaataatgatggtagtaaagaagaaaacaaataa
- a CDS encoding uncharacterized protein (similar to Saccharomyces cerevisiae YDR356W | SPC110 | Spindle Pole Component) — MSDLHQSGEILEEPQNLSQNEYSVEENASDIEIDSSKNNVKDLKPGKKRATHSDWLFFLTSLMDVAKPAFCSRKKVRDTTWKNLLKQFNKETGLNYKQVRTLKTKFYQFKEECDRKDSENKTKTGKGTEDGPTAEAYIIHQIENMLDELDKIEERERNEQEEREKNKNKLMERALRKVKMQPNILNSPASSESITFSESTPDELKINDKTQDDRVFRLLVSYTDNKTSKKDRIKQRKRRHKLEKNLKVLKNDIEDLKVVKNDIEDLKVLKNDIEDLKVVKNDIEELKVVKNDIEELKVVKNDIKELKDNVQTIKNSSDIFQKQIIDLLQNSNDKAGKN, encoded by the coding sequence ATGAGTGATTTGCATCAGAGTGGTGAAATACTTGAAGAACCACAGAATTTAAGTCAAAACGAGTATTCAGTAGAGGAAAATGCATCAGATATTGAAATAGATTCAAGCAAGAACAATGTTAAGGATTTGAAACccggaaaaaaaagagcaaCACACTCAGattggttattttttttaacaagtTTAATGGATGTTGCAAAGCCTGCTTTTTGTTCTAGAAAAAAGGTGAGAGATACCACCTGGAAAAACTTATTGAAACAATTCAATAAGGAAACGGGCTTGAATTACAAACAGGTTCGtactttaaaaacaaaattttatcaGTTTAAAGAGGAATGTGATCGTAAAGATtctgaaaataaaactaaaacgGGCAAAGGCACCGAAGACGGTCCCACAGCTGAAGCATATATCATTCaccaaattgaaaatatgcTTGATGAACTAGATAAAATAGaggaaagagaaagaaatgaacaagaagaaagggaaaaaaataaaaataaattaatggAAAGAGCTCTTAGGAAAGTCAAAATGCAACCTAACATTCTCAATAGTCCAGCTAGTTCTGAAAGTATTACTTTTTCTGAATCAACGCCTGatgaattgaaaattaatgataaaacaCAGGACGATAGAGTCTTTAGGTTATTGGTATCTTatactgataataaaactagTAAGAAAGATAGaattaaacaaagaaaacGTAGACataaattagaaaagaatttaaaagtattaaagAATGATATAGAAGATTTAAAAGTAGTAAAGAATGATATAGAAGatttaaaagtattaaagAATGATATAGAAGATTTAAAAGTAGTAAAGAATGATATAGAAGAATTGAAAGTAGTAAAGAATGATATAGAAGAATTGAAAGTAGTAAAGAATGatataaaagaattgaaagATAATGTACAAACAATTAAGAACAGCTCTGATATCTTCCAGAAACAAATTATCgatttattacaaaattcAAATGACAAAGCAGGAAAAAACTag